The Aquipuribacter hungaricus genome segment GCGGTGCGGGCGGGGTGCGGCTGGTGTGCCTGGGGGACTCATTCACCGAGGGGATGAGCGACGAGCTGCGGCCCGACGGTCACCACCGCGGCTGGGCCGACCGCGTGGCGGCGGCGCTCGCCCGGCGCGCCGCGGACGGCAGCGACCGGGAGGGCGGCGGCCGGGGTGTCAGCGACCAGGACGGCGCCGGGGACGGGGGCGTGCTGTACGCCAACCTCGCCGTGCGCGGCAAGCTGCTCGACCAGGTCGTCGCCGACCAGGTGCCGGTCGCGCTCGCCCTCGCCCCGACCCTGCTCACCTTCCACGCCGGGCCCAACGACGTGCTGCGGCGGGGCACCGACCTGCCCGGGCTGCAGCGGCGCTACGACGCCGCGGTGGGCCGGCTGGGCGCCTCGGGCGCGCGGGTGCTGCTGTTCACGTCGATCGGGCGGGCAGGGGGCACCGGCGCGCTCGCCCGCAGCCTGGCCGCCCGGTTCGCGCGCTTCAACGCGGGGGTGCGGGACACCGCCGCCCGGCACGGCGCCCTGCTCGTCGACCTGGAGCCCGTGACCGTGCTCACCGACCGGCGGGTGTGGCACACCGACCGGCTCCACCTGGCGCCGTCGGGGCACGCGCGGGTCGCCGCCGCGGTGCTCGAGCGGCTGGGCGTCGACGACCCGGCGCTGCTCGGCGGACCGCCCGGCTGGTGGCAGGAGCCGCTGCCCCCGGCACCGGCCACCGTGCGGCGCGCCGAGCTCGCCGCGGACGTCGCCTGGCTGCGCGGCGACGCCCTGCCGTGGGTGGGGCGACGGCTGCGCGGGGTGTCCAGCGGCGACGGCCGCGACCCCAAGGACCCGGTGCTGCGGCCCGTCGCCCTCCCGCCCGCGGGTCAGGTCTCCGCGTCACCGGAGTAGGAGAACGCGCGCACGACCACGTCGCCGCGCAGCGCGACGACGCCGACCATCCGCCCGGTGAAGCCGCCGGCCACCTCGGTGGACAGGTACCGCCCGTCCAGCCTGCCGAGCTCGACGGGGCTGCCGGGGCCGTCGGGACCGAGCACCGAGGCGACGACCTCGTCCGGGCCGCCCCGGGGACCGGCGGACTGGTCGTGCCGGGCGGGAGCGGTCCGGAGCTCCAGCACGGTGCCGGGGACGGCCGTGGCCTCGCCGAGCACGGCCCGCAGCGTCCCGACCAGGGCGACGG includes the following:
- a CDS encoding SGNH/GDSL hydrolase family protein, producing MAGGADVTGAGGAGGVRLVCLGDSFTEGMSDELRPDGHHRGWADRVAAALARRAADGSDREGGGRGVSDQDGAGDGGVLYANLAVRGKLLDQVVADQVPVALALAPTLLTFHAGPNDVLRRGTDLPGLQRRYDAAVGRLGASGARVLLFTSIGRAGGTGALARSLAARFARFNAGVRDTAARHGALLVDLEPVTVLTDRRVWHTDRLHLAPSGHARVAAAVLERLGVDDPALLGGPPGWWQEPLPPAPATVRRAELAADVAWLRGDALPWVGRRLRGVSSGDGRDPKDPVLRPVALPPAGQVSASPE